The sequence GCGAGAGCTCCCGTTAGAaactttttattctctttatgttttcttatatttataacttttcGTTTTCTACAATCACGACACAGATACAGGATGTACTCTGAAGCCGAAATTCAAGCCGCAAAATACGAAACAATGTTAGTCCACTGATCGCAGTCTTATGTATATACTTGCATACagataacatatttttacggATGGACGTAATCTTgttaatttactttttctaAGTGAAACGTGAACCATAGTAATTTACGTGATACTAAAAAGTGGACTAGTTTTGTTTGATATCCGACAGCTTAAACTGTTGTAAAGTACAGATTAATTTTAACGTAGCATGTAACATCAACGACTACTTTTAATCGTATCTttggtatatgtatataagagAATGAGGATAATTATGGATTATACGCGTTCACATAAGTTTAGTCATATTTGTTGTAACTGTATCCACGGAAAATGTAACTCGCAATTACAAAGTAAATCTTTCCATCGTTCTTATTGCACATACAACGACTTTTGATTCTAACgacagtattattattattattattattattattattagcaagAGAATAAAACATTCAAGTTACTGTATTAAATATCTATGTATCgtatttatacgtatattatatcatataattataatgtaattatatgtatgttatgtattgtatatattatgtatgtattttcGTTTATATATCTCAGAAAATTTCTCTAGACTGCGGAGACATACTCTTTTGCATTAATATCCCATACGGTTGTCTATGATAATGTTGAGGACGGCAGTTCGGTCTGCAAGTATAACAAGTACACAAATATTGCGTTATTATCATAACGTTATAATCGattttagaatataataattaatttgtcgGTAATCGTTTCACAACCCGAATTGCATCGTCATTGGATTACTTGTAAATGGAGGAACGGCATTCAACATTTATATCGTGATTGTTGTAAACGGATTTCTTCGGACAATTAACTATCTCGATTAATCATTCAGCAATGATCATTTTTGAAAACTTAATTCGTAATCGACAAAATTTCGTCTTGCCAGCATTCCCGCCCTGCCGAgaatcttttcaattttagGCACGgtgcaaaaaggaaaacgaaAGAGTCTACGACAACCAACacacaaatattttctgatttCTCTTTGACTTTCTGAAACAAATATCCGTTGCAAAAAATAAGTGAGTCACTTTTCAGATAATTTCTGTGAAAAGAAAGCTCGAAAGAAAAATtggagataaataaaataataatcgtaaaacAGCGGTTTAGTGGTTTGACAATATACAAGTTTCTAGGAACAATTTGTCACATTGCTGATTCCTCAATGCAGAGAATCAGTTCAATTTGTCTTTCAAAATTCCATTTCATAGACCTTGCTTAATATCTAACTCATCATAACTTTCATCATCTCCGAAAACTCCAATAGTCGCACTACGTTGTCCGAGGTCAACAAGATTTCCGAATTGTACTTAACTTTCAGGTAAGACTTCCTAATGAAATCAGGGCATCTCGCATCATTATCGGATTATTATGCAATCTATATCTCTCTCGTTGCAGCAGATCCCATTAGACATCTTCAACGACTTTATCCGATTGCGTCGATCAATagatctttattttcattaatatctcaTTAACAACGATACTCCGTCGATTCTAATACGCTATTTCCCACATTATCGAAAAAATCATAGAAACAGAAAATCCTTCTGGAACTCCCAAAGTCTTATCTGCTGCGAACAACTTTTCCTTTCGACAATTTTATTCATGTTCCACTTTCTCCATcactattttatcaaattttaatctACATCCTCGATGTCGGTATGGCAATCGCTGATAGCCTCCTCGACGGTGTTCGGCACGTGCAGCGTGTTCTCCATTTTATTGGTCATGACGATCTGCGAGCCGACCATAAGATCGATCTCGTCATACATGCGACAGTAGAGAGAGGCGGCCTCGTCCAGCTTCGTCTCGTCCTCGGACGCTTCCATGTCCTCGCTGTCGGTGTCTGGCATGTCCAGCGTGTCCTCAGCATTCCCTCTGTCGATTGAGATCTGCTCATGCGACAGTCGGTTCCGCACTTCCACAGAAAACGGTCCATCGCCCTCCTTCGTGGTGATTGTCTCGCCGTAAAGATCCATCAGGATGTCCGACCTCGGCGTGACGTAGATCGTCTCTTGAATGTCCTCATCACCCTCCAGGTCCTCCAGATCCGTCTCCTCTTGGTAACCGTTGTCGGCGACCTTTAGGTTGATCTCGGTATCCTTCTCCTCGATCTCCGGGTCGCTGTAGATCTCATCGACGTCGGTGAGCGCTTCCGCGATGCTGCTGCGCCTCGAATGCGACCTGGCCTCGCCATCGGCTATCAGGTAGTCCAAGTTGTTCTTAATGAGCCTCGTCTCGGGATCGTCATCCTCCGTGACGGTCACGGAGATCAGCGGACTGCCTTGGCTGTTCATGGCTTGCATGACGGAGTTCAGTCTGTCGATCTTGCTCGTGATCACCGTCAGCTCGCCCTCGGAATCCGTGTCGGAGAAGTGAAGCGACGCGTTGCTCATCATCGCGTTCAAGCGTCTCCTAGACCTGGATTTGCGCTTCACCTTCGCCCCGGTGGAGCACTCTTTGCTGTTCATCGCCGAACTGTCCTGCTTCATTGCGTGAGCGTCGACTTTCGTCGTCATGTCCGCTCGATTATCTCGTTTTTATTTGTTCTATACGTGCTTAAGCGTGCCGATCGTAAGTACAAACTACTAACGAACTTAAAAACACCTGAAACTGAAAATCGTAAGCAAGGAGAAATTAAAGCATAACGCAAACCAAACacttaaagaaattattcgaaatcGATGAAGGAAAGTGTTCCCTGCAACAAGGAAACACGCTCGCTAATTTGCAAGATTTATCTTTAGGCCCTTGTAAATTTAACGTTTAAAATAGATCTTATAAATCGCGAGCTGCCTCGCTCTTGCGTGGAACTCctcaatttttaatcgaatcaacgaaaaataaagaaggCTGGAGGAACTGAACGACGAGTAGCAAACAGAAAAGCAAACAGAAAAGACTCACGTCCTGATAATTGTGTGTGGTGGTTCGAAAGGGGGACAGATATTTGCACCTTTCTCTTCGTCGGCACAGATTGAACTAAAGAAGTCAGCCGCCGGCGCACTTTCGTGCGTTTGTTGATGCCGTTAcgtctaattaaattaaggaAGCCTCACCCGCGCGGCTCCCTTAAGCCGTAAGCCGATTGTCTTTTTCCCcttaaatgaaaatagaatgACAATCGAATTTCTTCGTCTTTCAAGTCGAAGCGATACTCGGCAGGTATTTTTCCTTCGACCTTGCAGGTCGAGGTGGTTTCTTTTGCCCGTCTTGCACTTGCTCGCGAACGACCTACGTCGCCAGATCTTTTTCCGAGATCATTTTCGCACCATTTGCTTCCGTGGATCCGACATCCTAGTACCCCTCCCGTAATGAGATTCTCATCGGCGATATTAACATTTCGTTAACGCACGTTCTCTTTTTGCACCTTGCGTTATTGCTAACGTATTAAGCGAAATTTTGAAGTCGGGAAGTCGTTATTTCGAATTATTCAACGTGCGATTTCAATTTTTCCGAGGTATTTGCTAATGTCTACGTATTTTGTGAGAGAAATCTATGctatcttttcttattttctatgTGTCTATATGATATATTGTACCTGTTTGTTCCTTCTGTAACGTGTCGGTTATGAATTTCTTTTCCGGCGAGGTCTCCTTAGGCTTGTCAGTTTTCTCCATCCGTTCCGTTTTGTACTTTGTTTTGTAGCTATCTAGTTTTTGATTTATGATATTAGAGTCCTCGTAACCTGTGGCGAAAAAGCAAAAGATTATAGACAATGATGTAAGACATCATTTTTCAAAGtcctatttttaattcatcattttctcgataaatatttattacattaatttatcaaacaaATTCAAATCTCAAATATGCTTTATAATACCTTCGTATAAGCTTTCATATGTTAAAactcgtattattatttacaatttagtTCATCACAGTTTATAATTTGGGGAAAATAAGCAATGCTTAAGATGCTTCCCATTCTTCTTTTTgcattagaatatttattgcacATACCTTTCAACTTCTTCTGCAACtcgtatttaattatattctcaGGAAGGACGATATTTAACACGCAAATAGGCTGCTGCGGTGGTTCGCCTTTAGCAACTTTCGGTTCTCGCATAAACAACATCCTAGCTACCGGGTCCAACTGCGGATCCTTCACTTTTACATGGAACGACAATCGATTTTGTCGGAAAGCCTTGAAAGTGAATTTCAACTGCACTCCGGACTTTGTTACCGGTACCAGATTCCCAGTAAATTCAATGTAAAGATCTTTCCCATCGAGCGCctataaaacattaattcaGGTCGTATGCCGATATACTGTATCGGCGATTTTGCAAACAGTAATTTCacaacaagaagaaaaatataaagaaatatttttacaacaaAGAATGCATATTACTCGCACAACCATGAGAAATCTTAATCCAAAAAcgctattaaaaaattttgcttTATGTAAAAAGgtgtatataaaattctgcaaatagcagaataaaaatgtaaaagtaatatcatatttgaatcgaaaattatttcttgcgGAGAATTTTGCATCCGAGTTCAATTATTACGCTATACCTCGACGTCGCGACTTTTAACGATCTCCGTGAATTCCTCTTGCCTTTCCAGGGTATGCATGCCCTCCTTGCCGTCAGTCATGCACAATATTCTCAGTGTGGCTTCCAGAATGTCCATTCTTTTCGAGTAAATTATGAAGCTATACAGAGAAAAGCTTTCTTGTTCAATTTGTTTCGCGGATACTGGATGGCTGCTGCTTTAAATCGCAGAAAAGTCGCTCACTTTGTTATATACGGCACGTGTAGGGATTCCTCATACAATTCCGTTGCCATTTTCGGGACCGCGCCGATGTTCCTGCAGTCCATCAGCCAGAATCTCGCCGAAACGGTGGTGGTGAACGACACCCTGTCGTTCATGAAAGTTAACGGCGTCGATCCGGTAACGTCTTCCCACTGCGACTCGTTGGTTCCGCCTAAagtaaatgatttttattatcccAATCAGATGTCAAAAAGACAACTCAAGAATCTTCTTAATCAAAGGATTCTAAattcacaatttttaatatcttttatcctaaaatataatctaaaattaaaatataatataaaattctcttgcaatatataattagtataataAGTTCCAGTTTTAAAATTCTAAATGCACAGGTACCGGCGATGCTGCACAAGAGACGCAACGTCGGCGTCTCTCCCCCGTATTGATTGATCATCCCCTTGTTCGCGGCTTGCGGCACGGGGATCGTCAGAGTTATCGGCTTGTGGAACTTTCTTCTTCTGGGCTCGATGGTGATCACCGGTGAGACGGCTACGCAATTTCCGAGCAACTTGGCCGTCAGCTCAGCGGGAATAACGTGTGCCTAATGAACACGCGAATGTTTTATTCGTCATCTTCTTATTGCTGTAATTACACGATTAAAGCTTTGCTCACCTGCAAACCGACTTTGATCTTCTTCGTCAACGCACCCGCCGGGAAAACGGCCTGCACGTGGCTCGCCACGCTGGATATCAAAATGCCACCCTCGGCGCCGATAACGTGAACCTCCTGCTTGATCCTGGTCACGATAGCGAAATACTGCGGGAAATCCGTGGTGATGATGCGAGTGATTCTGCCGGAATGCCCGGCGTTCATCTGAGGATCTAAGAGCAGCGACAATTATCGTAAATTATATTGTGCTATACCTTTTATgctatacttaattatttaataaatattaaatagttatttaattaatttctatttaattgaTCAAAGACGTACCGTAAGGCGTGTTGAAAAGAGTGTCGTCGTTGTCCGCGGAATTGTCGTGTTCCTTCCACGTTTCTCCGTTTTCGCTTCTGAGGATGATGATCTCTCGTTCCTTCCCGCGAACGGACGCAAAGTGCGGTATGTCGATTAACACGGGTCTGAAATCGATTTGTTTTCTATGTTAATTGATTCATTATGATACATCTAGTGTTTCGCACATACATGTGataaattatcagaaacatctgttttatttaatttgatatcaGAATCGCCGTGCATTACCCTAAAAATCTCGCTCCCACCGGGCCCATCTCGATGATTCGCGTTGCGAAAGCCTCTCCCTCCATCAAAGGGGGTGGATTCGCCACTTTGCTCGATTTCACCAGTCGGCATGTTACGCGAATCGGCATCGTTGCTCTGCGGGGTGGCACGATAATACGCACGCCGCTGTGTCTGCATCCCTTCATCGCCCCGCCACGCGCATCCACCAGGAAACTGATTAAAAATCTGCAAATCCGGATTTTTGTAACTCTTCGCATATATTCgcctttttttatactttacgATAATTTATACTTACGATCTGAAGTGCAGCTTCCtgtaaaagaaaagttttaaatattaaatttgcatgtaagtctctttaaatatacattttttaataattactattttatgcAACAGGAATTAATAAAGACTTACCCTAGGTTGATCCCATCGGAGCTGTCGAAATTTTCGGCTAAACAGTAATTATTGCTTTGTGTGaattcttcctcttctttagCTAAAACGGAAATAACATTTCAGGCTTTTCAAACTGAACGCGTGGACTctatatattcttttcttcatattttttaccTTGTCTGTGCACAGGATCATCCCTGGTAACGTCGATGGGCAATGAATCATCCCTCAGATTCTTCATCAGATCTACCGTGAGATACCGATAAGGCTGTTCGCCCATTAACGTGTCAGAAActgaaaaagagaatttttcagCAAAgaacttaaggggggagcctgctttagaacgctgaaaataaggtatattttacgaattgtttttggagaaactatacagcggatcattataaaacttttatgcatttattggtacatgtttaaagataaaaaaattattttttgatttgaatatatcgcttgtagaggtcgtcctggaggcatcttagtgcagccgcgtcgccggtattgcaaattggtgagcattctcctgcctccaaatttcgtctaaactgaaaaattgaaatatcttctcgttatttatgaattcccatcgtcgatgaaccaaagagagaagaaaaaagttgaaaagtgccaaaatggtggagcttagaacacaaaagtacgatttttaggtaaagtttttgaactttttcatgcaaaaataattgtttaacttaatgtttttatgaatattaaaggttcatcgacgatgggaattcataaataacgagaaaatatttcaatttttcaatttggatgaaatttggaggcaggagaatgctcaccaatttacaatgccggctgcactaagatgcctccaggaccgacctctacaggcgatatattcaaataaaaaaataatttttttatctttaaacatgtactaataaatgcatcaaagttttataatgatccgctgtatagtttctccaaaaacaattcgtaaaattataccttattttcaacgttctaaagcaggctccccccttaatcacGTATCGCGTTTGTTGCGCGTGTCACGTACCTCCCTCGTCGTCGGAATCGGACATGAAGCTGGTTTCTTGCAGGCTCTCGGGAGCAATTACTTTGTACTTCTCCTCCCAGTTTTTGTTGTCTGGAGTCACGCTGTCGTAAGGCAAACCCTTCAGCACTTCCATCACGGAGATGTATCCCAATTTTTGGGCTATGTTCAGCGCCGTCAAGCCGTCCTATCGGCAGATTCCATCAATTTAATGGAACACTCCGTAACACTTGTATCCTCTTGTAATATCGTActttttgatttataatatattttatataataatttacaatatttattagttgCTCAGTCACagcaatttaatattataacgttaatattatataaaaaccaTCGTGAAGAATAtgtgattaaattatatcgaaAGAATCGATTCGCGTACGAGTTATAGCATGATTGTAGGGATATAATAAGGTTTTATTATGACCAGGTGTAGAATACACAGGAACGTAAAAATCTAGCGCGACTCACAACTACTCGGTATAACTCTTGCGACTCACAGGCTTCGACTGCCTTGCTTCGACTGACTCGATCTCCTCGCGTTCCAAAACAATTGCTACTTCTTTTATCGTACACGTGCGTTCACATATGCCGCGCTCGTCTTCACGCGCCGCGACCGCCTCGCTGTGTTTTTTAACTCGTCTCTTTTCGGCACGCCGCCGAAATCGTAAATCAATCATACTTCACATAACACGTGCGCTCTATCGTTCCGATATtcactctctcttcctctttccacATCCGCCACTCACATCAAACGCATCCGATACTCActtattattatctctttgtCATCTCACATGAATgagcattttttatattagcaTTGTTATAGcattcccatacagcaccgactaatacagaaagctttcaggaaggttttaaaatcatttcaaaatttcacatttcatatgcaacatttctgaaaggattccgcaatatgtcatatgaaatgttgcaacagaaatgtttctaaaacctaccacatgcaataaatttgaaaaaatgtgaatattgtaaaaagtaaaattatatatatgtacctagaccaagtattcgatctttagtgaagctaaccagttgacaaaaaaatgcattatcttcacgtatcctttttttctttcaaatataagtgttggttgaacagagaattatatatctatataattctttccttttaatcaactatttggaggaagaaaaaggaaaatatataatataagaatggctctttgtcaatgtgccaacaattcacgctttttaaagggaaacttggtgaatacttggtttagctatgtatgtgtatatctatatatcttatatatatagatatatatgcatatctatatacatcttatatacattatgtatttttttcattaagcgtatttcagaaatcatatttattatattaattagattgcaaatattaaataaaaacgtacaataaaagtaataaatacattttatatataatttttattataactttttagtatttgcaatcttctgaatactcgtataataaatttcaatataatttctgaagtattttcaatttattgtaataagagctttgtaatttgtgtgcaacatcataggaaggtttcaaaattatttcaattaacctttagtaatatatcaaaaagatttcagctattttaataatctttcggcaatatttcagaaaggttgtagattgatctataccttttagcaacctttctataaggttttgaatgcaagtgtcgcggacattttgctattccggagttgtctcataactgttgcagaaacattttgcaatgtttatgagatgctttcatctgtcagatgaaatacttatgaaatatttctgaaatgttttcgtgctgtatgagTTGTATATATGCTTACGTTAGTACACGCTTTATGCGAAGCGTTGCCCTCCAGCAAAGCGGTGACGATGTGAGCGTGGCCCTGCTGGGCGGCCTGATGAAGCGGGGTGTAGTTCTGATTAGTTCGGACGTCGATATCGGCGTTGTGCTTCAGCAGGAAACGTATCATCGACAGATTCCCGAAGTGTGCGGCCACGTGTATCGGCCGGTAGCCGGTCTCGGTCTGGCTCTCGACATCCGCCCCGTTTTTCACCAGGATCGACGCCACCCTGATGAAATCCTCTTGCGCGCACAGGTGCAACGCCGTGAGCCCGTTCTGAGATCGACGACAGTGACGAGAAAACGATAAATCCGTCAGTTCTCGCGATTCCACGTTGATTCCGCAGAAGAAAAATTGTCGCAACgttcgataataaataaataaataaataataaacgactccgattttagttttaattatttttagttaCTCTGGTTAGCTGCAGCATTCACACGCGAATGTAATACATGGAATGTTTCAGGGAGAATTGCCTTTTACCTTCGCTTTGTGATTGGGATTGGCGCCGTGCTCGATCAGCAGATTCGTCATGTCGTAGTGGCCCTTTTGCGCGCTCAGGTGCAAAGGGGTGAAACCCGCTTTGGATTCCGCGTTCGCGTTAGCCCCGTTCTCCAGAAGCGTGGAGGCGATGTCCATCTGGCCGCATGGAAAAGCGTcgttttaaagaataatatgtAGCTCGCGTTAGAGAACAAATCATTTCTCCAAGTTCTTTGACAATTTTTTGCAAGCGTAAATTTACCTGATTTTTGCGCGCAGCAATGTGAAGCGGAGTATGTCCGTTTTGCGACGCGAGATGCGGCGACACTCCCTTCTCTAATAAAAGATTCGCGACGTTAGGGTGGTCGTAGTGGCATGCCAAATGCAAGGGCGTGATATCGTTCTGAAAAGTCCAGCACAAGTTTTACTGCCAGGCGAGAATCATTTACAGAACCCGATCATATAAtctgcgtgtatgtgtgcatgcACGAACCTTTCCTTGGACATCGAGCTTGCTCTCTTTCTGCAGGAGTA comes from Ooceraea biroi isolate clonal line C1 chromosome 8, Obir_v5.4, whole genome shotgun sequence and encodes:
- the LOC113562352 gene encoding uncharacterized protein LOC113562352, which produces MTTKVDAHAMKQDSSAMNSKECSTGAKVKRKSRSRRRLNAMMSNASLHFSDTDSEGELTVITSKIDRLNSVMQAMNSQGSPLISVTVTEDDDPETRLIKNNLDYLIADGEARSHSRRSSIAEALTDVDEIYSDPEIEEKDTEINLKVADNGYQEETDLEDLEGDEDIQETIYVTPRSDILMDLYGETITTKEGDGPFSVEVRNRLSHEQISIDRGNAEDTLDMPDTDSEDMEASEDETKLDEAASLYCRMYDEIDLMVGSQIVMTNKMENTLHVPNTVEEAISDCHTDIEDVD